taaagatgggcagaggctctccaatctgtgaaagactgcgtaaaaaaattgtggaaaactttaaaaacaatgttcctcaacgtcaaattgcaaaggctttgcaaatctcatcatctacagtgcataacatcatcaaaagattcagagaaactggagaaatctctgtgcataagggacaaggccggagacttttattggatgcccgtggtcttcgggctctcagacgacacagcatcactcatcggcatgattgtgtcaatgacattactaaatgggcccaggaatactttcagaaaccactgtcggtaaacacgatccgccgtgccatcagcagatgccaactaaagctctatcatgcaaaaaggaagccatatgtgaacatggtccagaagcgccgtcgtgtcctgtgggccaaggctcatttaaaatggactatttcaaagtggaatagtgttttatggtcagacgagtccaaatttgacattcttgttggaaatcacggacgccatgtcctccgggctaaagaggagggagaccttccagcatgttatcagcgttcagttcaaaagccagcatctctgatggtatgggggtgcataagtgcatactgtatgggcagcttgcatgttttggaaggctctgtgaatgctgaaaggtatataaaggttttagagcaacatatgcttccctccaaacaacgtctatttcagggaaggccttgtttatttcagcaggacaatgcaaaaccacatactgcagctataacaacagcatggcttcgtcgtagaagagtccgggtgctaacctggcctgcctgcagtccagatcttttacctatagagaacatttggcgcatcattaaacgaaaaatacgtcaaagacgaccacgaactcttcagcagctggaaatctatataaggcaagaatgggaccaaattccaacagcaaaactccagcaactcatagcctcaatgcccagacgtcttcaaactgttttgaaaagaaaaggagttgctacaccatggtaaacatgccccgtctcaactattttgagacctgtagcagaaatcaaaattgaaatgagctcattttgtgcataaaattgtaaactttctcagtttaaacatttgctatgttatctatgttctattgtgaataaaatattggctcatgtgatttgaaagtcttttagttttcagtttattaaaatttaaaaaacgtcccaacttttccggaattcgggttgtaccttaCTAACCAGTAATTAGGAGGTTTAGTGAGAAAAAAGTCATGGTTAATAGTttattaatagtgagaattaaaccttaaaataaagtgtgaaaaaTCTCAccaccccaaatttttgaatggtagtgtgtaaaTATAAAGACAAAATTTACAACCCATTTGGTTAAAGTGACGGAATTATTAAGAATTATTTGTAGCTCagacattttatttgaaatgatttgttacAGTCCTCAATTGTGATTAGTACTGTTTGTAAagtagatttataaaaaaaattgaatttgttAACAATATGCACAATATCAGGTGATGTCCTTTTGTATAATCTAAAATATTTGTAATCTTATTGGAACATAAACTTCTTTTAAAGTAAGTAATGTATAACTATCTTTCACCTGATTTTGTCGCCCTAGCTGCACCTGATCGCTCTCAACTCACCCCAGTGGGGAGTAATGCAGGGTATCAGGGGTGTAGATGGCAAATGCTTCTTCCAGGCCCAAGCCATCAGGCTCAAAGGAATATTCAGGGCTTTCCTGTCATCCTGGTTACAGGCATTGTTTGACAGAATGACAAGGTTCTGTCACCAATAGTCAATCTTCAAGTAGGATCCTTCCTTTTTTACAGAATATACTGTAGTCTGTTTAAAACAGTCTTTTACAGAGCTGTTTAATATTTTCGAAGGAAGAAGAATTATTCAGCAACTGGGAATCCATCTTTAGTGGCTCAGAGGGCAAGATGAATGATAATGCGTGCATCTATTCATTTGATGGTCAAGATGTTCTTGATGATGAGGTAGGTGGATCTAACATATCCACAGCTAAAATCGTAACAGAACTTATTAGACTCACTAACATTTGTTTTCTCCATAACCACTTTAATAGGCCAGGGAAGATGGTATGGCATGGATCAAGCACTGAGGgaagcaggcagacagacagctACTGTGAAACATGGCAAACAGGGAGTCATGCCGTCACAGACATGGCTTCCTCGCTTCAAGAAGGCTACCTACTTCAGCAGTTGCCACGTGGCTGTACCAGCTCTTTTATCGTACTATGCATTGATAACAGTTTTATTGCTATTAGTAAACCAAAATGTCTGGTAAACCAAATTTTTCATTGAGTCACACCACAAACTGAAACTTAAGTGTTTTATGATTAAAGGTGATACTGtatatgttgatttattttagacttaaattttgactttattttttttatggattaaCTGCTGTGTGACAGCCATCTCTTTCAAACAAAGAAATGCTTTGCTCCTTACGCCATTAGctttacaacaaaaacattttgtctccgcagaaaacattcagttaaatacttgaccatttaaaaataaataaaaatagacatgcTAAATTCAGAGGGAAAAatcactgttttgtttttatttattttttacaaaaacaaaattgtattttCACACATAATGTGTTCGTATTGGACACCCTTAAAAACACATACAACACATACAGCTTATTTTAAAATGGACATTTGCAAGTGTCGTCACAGTACATTGCCAAAGAAAAGGGCCGCATTCCACATTTTTATAATTCTCTTTAACCCACTTTGTTGtcataaacattttcattcacatttgtatttgattttatGTCAGTTTATCTATGTTACCtttctacatttttataatttgcaACTCAATCAAATCAAACATTCcatgatgtaatgcaaaatgacTGGTTAACTTTCTCTAAAGAAAGATGATGACTATTAATAAAATCATGTAAATTACAACTTTAAAGAGTTATTTTACAGCCTGCTATAATCTAAAATTCAAATGTGACCTCTAAAATTATCagacaaaattttttttattgtattttcaatGACACTTACTGtagattaataaacaaaaaaaattcatatttatGTGGAACATAAAAAGTTAATTACTCGATAAAtgaagtgaaagtcgtgacatttggcaagtatggtaacccatactcgggaACTGGTGCtacgcatttaacccatccaagtgcacacatagaagtgagaagtgaacacacacccgtagCAGTGGgaagctatagatccagcgcccagggagcaactgggggttcggtggcttgctcaagggcacttcagccagggttattgagggtggaagataACGTGGTTGATTCACTATATACAGcagtgctgtatatatatatatatatatatacacttacggGGGTTGGCGGTCAGCCCAGCGGAGTTCCAACAGCACCTTCCGCAGCCGGTCCAGGTGATCCTCCCAAGTCTCTGAGTGGATGACAATGTCTAGGTAGGTGGCCGCGTATTCTTGGTGGGGCCGCAGGAGGACGTCCATCAAACGTTGTAAGGTGGCGGGAGCCCCGTGCAGGCCGAAGGGAGGGACCCGGTACTGTAGATCAGCGAGGGCAGAGAGCTGGGGCCCGGACTCGAGCCAGCGCTTCAGGAGATTTACGTGATATATTTGATCTTCCCTCCGTCTTCCGGGCTGCCGGACTAGGTAGGTGAAAGGGCCAATCCTTTCGGTGACATTGTAGGGACCTTGCCAGCTGGCCAAGAATTTGCAGGTGGCGGTGGGAACTAGGACCATGACGTGATCTCCTGGCTGAAACACCCGTGGCTGGGCCGCCCCTGTTATAGTGCCATTGCTGAGCTTGTTGGGCCTTGGCAAGGTGTTCCCGGACGAAGGGCATCTCCTGGACATGTTCTACCATGGACAGCAGTCTGTTGCTCCCAGGCTTCTCTGTCGACGTCAAGCAGGCCGCGGGGCTGTCGGCCGAAGAGGAGCTCAAATGGGGTAAAGCCGGTGGAAGCCTGGGGTACCTCCTGGATACCGAAAAGGACATAGGGCATCACACACTGCTGTCTGGGGGAAAATAACAGAGAGACATTAGCTGAGtctttggagacatctctcacctctgtgttcgtcggTGTGGCTTATAAAGCCAGGTCTTGATGGGGCAcaggtgtgaccgctcagcccgtaacgagcaggtgcaggtgttcCTGCtccgtttccagggcgacgctgatgagagctacATTATTCTATATATTAGATGCTTTCCTTGGTGATGTGCTTGAGCAGGTCTTCCATCTTCAGGGGAGGAGCACCACCTGGGGAAACAGGAAGGGGACCGTAaggagcaggtgcaggtgtgcctgctccgtttccagggcgacgctgattagAGCTACATTattctatatattattatatataacattattcCTAGTTACCTTCTATTTTGCTCCTCCTTTCtaggctgcgttttactcacccccgaggTGTCCTTAGTGTAacttatatgactttcttttttcagacgaatccagtctgaattatataaaaaattctctttgatctttcaagcttttTCATGGCACTCAACGGGGTTTTGCATTCCTTCAGTCCAAAAGACGTGGAATAAAAAGCGCCCTTCCATAAAAAAACATCTCACACGGCTCTGGGgggatgaacaaaggcctcctgtagcgaatcaatgcgtttttgtaagaaagatatccatattcaaaacgtaataatcgcTTTAAACTAGCAGTTCTGGGAAAATGACGCACCAGCACCGgtgagtctcatgaaaaccaacgtttgtttacaggatcaaaaaaaggaaaatttccttactttagcaatgGATCTTTAGTTTCGTCTTGGATTATATCGAAATCCTATGACATTCTTATTTGCAAATCCTccttttgtacttctaattagtgacggttgttttgttttgatctctctgctGCATTTTCGCTTGCTTGCGTCACTTGTAAAGCTGACCTCATATGTCATTCACCTGGAACTGCTTAGTTTACAACAGTGAACGCAAGCTAGATCAAAgtgattattaagttttgaataGAGACTAAGA
This is a stretch of genomic DNA from Carassius carassius chromosome 10, fCarCar2.1, whole genome shotgun sequence. It encodes these proteins:
- the LOC132152258 gene encoding collagen alpha-1(XVIII) chain-like, with the protein product MTSHDINTSLHLIALNSPQWGVMQGIRGVDGKCFFQAQAIRLKGIFRAFLSSWLQALFDRMTSCLIFSKEEELFSNWESIFSGSEGKMNDNACIYSFDGQDVLDDEVGKMVWHGSSTEGSRQTDSYCETWQTGSHAVTDMASSLQEGYLLQQLPRGCTSSFIVLCIDNSFIAISKPKCLT